Proteins found in one Candidatus Abawacabacteria bacterium genomic segment:
- a CDS encoding DNA-directed RNA polymerase subunit beta: MAQSFTERKYFTPAADILDLPNLIEIQLDSYRWFLEEGIQELLEEVNPIQDFTGKNLELHFLKHMLDKPKYDEKVAREKNITYESPLRCQVQLINKVTGEVKEQEVFLGNLPMMTPRGTFIINGVERVVISQIVRSPGVIFTKDENTGFFGAKIIPNRGAWLEIETGKKGVITVKVDRKRKVPVTALLRAFGFGKDKDILDLFKGASEGAEIDFVLSTLERDSTSNEEEGLQAVYKRIRPGDLATSENAKSLLQSMFFDYRHYDIGRVGRYKINKRLAVKTSIDREHRVFQVDDLVLIIKEIIRLNNTPSATEDDIDHLGNRRVRPVGELAQNKFRVGLLRTERICKDRMTVLDLETVVPTQLINARPIIAAMREFFASSQLSQFMDQTNPLSELDHKRRLSATGPGGLTRERASFDVRDVHRTHYGRICPIATPEGPNIGLVVHMATYARINEHGFIETPYRKVASVVPNKEKNLLGRTLGEAIFDPKTKKELIADRSVIGKKELAILSKLKDLKEVQVRPFVTEFVQYYDADEETDFVVSQATASLNDMGEFVENRVSARRDGEAALYHIKELTHIDIAPKQVVSVSTSLIPFVEHDEGARALMGSNMQRQAVSLILPEAPVVGTGMEGFAAVNSQQVVIAEDDGEISYVDATHITMITSAGKKVTYELNTFSRSNQGTCIHQRPIVEKHQKVKKGDVLADGPATDQGELALGRNLLVAYMPWQGGNFEDAILISETIIKNDCYSSIHIEDYPVDVRDTKLGPEEITRDIPNIGEDKLKNLDEDGIIRIGAEVKESDILVGKLTPKGETELTAEERLLRAIFGEKAREAKDSSLRMPGGSQGKVVGIKVFSRDKGDELPTGVIKQVVVSVAQIKRLQVGDKLAGRHGNKGVISRIVKIEDMPYLADGTPVDIVLNPLGVVSRMNIGQLLEAELGWAARQLGFKVATPVLNGISEQTIRDLQAKAGITKTGKVQLYDGTTGEPFDNETLVGVTYIMKLSHLVDDKIHARSIGPYSLVTQQPLGGKAQHGGQRFGEMEVWALEAYGAAYTLQEMLTIKSDDVVGRSKAYEAIVKGEPIKKPRTPESFNVLVRELQSLGLNVDLYSREQVPSEDFNFNELLSGNVDAFLERQQAAKVTAHHEPRASSEVPAEAPAAAPVQANTDTPQA; this comes from the coding sequence CCCCCTTACGCTGTCAGGTGCAGCTAATTAATAAAGTCACCGGTGAAGTGAAAGAACAAGAGGTGTTTTTGGGCAATTTACCAATGATGACCCCCCGGGGGACATTCATTATCAATGGTGTAGAGCGCGTGGTAATTAGTCAGATTGTGCGCTCACCTGGTGTTATTTTTACCAAAGATGAAAACACTGGTTTCTTTGGCGCAAAAATCATTCCTAATCGGGGAGCGTGGTTAGAAATTGAAACTGGTAAAAAGGGTGTGATCACCGTAAAAGTTGATCGCAAAAGAAAGGTGCCGGTGACCGCTTTATTAAGAGCATTTGGCTTTGGCAAAGATAAGGATATTTTGGATTTATTCAAAGGTGCCAGTGAAGGAGCGGAAATTGATTTCGTTTTATCTACTCTAGAAAGAGACAGTACTAGTAATGAAGAAGAAGGATTGCAGGCTGTTTACAAACGTATTCGCCCAGGTGATTTAGCTACTTCAGAGAATGCTAAATCTCTATTACAATCTATGTTTTTTGATTATCGCCACTATGATATTGGTCGTGTGGGCAGATATAAGATCAACAAACGACTCGCAGTCAAAACATCAATAGACCGAGAGCATCGTGTTTTCCAAGTAGATGACCTGGTGCTTATTATCAAAGAAATTATTAGACTTAATAATACCCCAAGCGCAACAGAAGATGACATTGATCATTTAGGTAATCGCCGGGTCCGTCCAGTTGGTGAATTGGCGCAAAATAAGTTTCGCGTAGGTTTATTGCGTACTGAACGTATTTGTAAAGATCGCATGACAGTACTAGATCTAGAGACTGTGGTACCAACCCAGTTGATCAATGCTCGTCCTATTATTGCTGCCATGAGAGAATTTTTCGCCAGCTCTCAATTGTCTCAATTTATGGATCAAACCAATCCTTTGTCTGAGCTTGATCACAAACGACGTCTATCAGCCACTGGACCGGGAGGACTTACTCGTGAACGAGCATCATTTGACGTTCGTGATGTACATCGTACTCATTATGGCCGTATTTGTCCCATTGCCACTCCAGAAGGACCAAATATTGGTTTGGTAGTACATATGGCCACATATGCACGCATCAATGAGCATGGTTTCATTGAAACACCCTACCGTAAGGTAGCTAGTGTGGTGCCAAATAAAGAAAAAAATTTACTAGGCCGCACTCTTGGCGAAGCTATTTTTGATCCAAAAACGAAGAAAGAACTAATTGCTGATCGTTCTGTAATAGGTAAGAAAGAGCTTGCCATTTTGAGCAAATTAAAGGACTTAAAAGAAGTGCAAGTACGCCCTTTTGTCACTGAATTTGTTCAATACTATGATGCTGATGAAGAGACTGATTTTGTCGTATCGCAAGCTACCGCGTCATTAAATGACATGGGAGAATTCGTGGAGAATCGTGTTTCTGCACGTAGAGATGGTGAAGCTGCTTTGTATCATATCAAAGAGTTGACCCATATTGATATTGCTCCAAAACAAGTAGTGTCAGTATCTACCTCCCTTATTCCTTTCGTAGAACATGATGAAGGAGCTAGAGCTTTGATGGGATCAAATATGCAACGTCAAGCAGTGTCTTTGATTTTACCTGAGGCTCCAGTAGTTGGTACTGGTATGGAAGGTTTTGCTGCTGTTAATTCTCAACAAGTTGTTATCGCTGAAGACGATGGAGAGATTTCTTATGTAGATGCTACTCATATCACTATGATTACCAGTGCTGGTAAAAAAGTGACGTATGAACTCAATACATTTTCTCGCTCTAATCAAGGCACCTGTATTCATCAACGCCCTATTGTAGAAAAACATCAAAAAGTAAAAAAGGGTGATGTTCTGGCTGATGGCCCAGCAACTGACCAAGGAGAATTAGCTCTTGGCAGAAATCTACTAGTAGCTTATATGCCATGGCAAGGAGGAAATTTCGAAGATGCCATTCTTATTTCTGAAACAATAATTAAGAATGATTGTTATTCTTCAATTCATATTGAAGATTATCCTGTAGATGTTCGCGATACCAAGCTTGGACCTGAAGAAATTACTCGTGATATTCCTAATATTGGTGAAGATAAATTAAAAAATCTCGATGAAGATGGCATTATCCGAATTGGTGCTGAAGTAAAAGAAAGTGATATATTAGTTGGCAAATTGACACCCAAGGGTGAAACCGAATTAACGGCTGAAGAAAGATTATTACGAGCAATTTTCGGTGAGAAAGCACGTGAAGCGAAAGATAGTAGTTTACGAATGCCCGGAGGCAGCCAAGGTAAAGTGGTGGGCATTAAAGTTTTTTCTAGAGACAAAGGTGACGAATTACCAACTGGAGTAATTAAACAAGTGGTAGTTAGCGTGGCTCAAATTAAACGTTTGCAAGTTGGTGATAAATTAGCAGGCCGTCATGGAAATAAGGGTGTTATTTCTCGCATTGTAAAAATTGAGGACATGCCCTATCTCGCTGACGGAACACCAGTAGATATCGTGCTCAATCCCCTCGGTGTGGTGAGTCGTATGAACATTGGTCAATTACTAGAAGCCGAATTAGGTTGGGCGGCTCGTCAATTAGGATTCAAAGTGGCAACACCAGTATTAAACGGTATTTCTGAACAAACTATTCGTGACCTACAAGCAAAAGCAGGCATTACGAAAACAGGAAAAGTACAATTGTATGATGGTACCACTGGCGAACCGTTTGATAATGAAACATTGGTGGGCGTGACTTATATTATGAAGCTGTCACATCTGGTAGATGACAAGATTCATGCTCGTTCTATCGGACCATATTCATTGGTTACTCAACAACCGTTGGGAGGCAAAGCACAACATGGTGGCCAGAGATTTGGGGAAATGGAAGTATGGGCACTTGAGGCCTATGGTGCTGCCTATACTTTACAAGAAATGCTGACTATTAAATCAGATGATGTTGTCGGAAGATCAAAAGCTTATGAAGCAATTGTCAAAGGCGAGCCAATCAAGAAACCTCGCACACCAGAATCATTCAACGTATTGGTACGTGAGTTACAGAGTTTAGGTTTGAATGTTGATCTTTATAGCCGAGAACAGGTGCCTTCAGAAGACTTCAATTTCAATGAACTCTTAAGTGGTAATGTTGATGCATTCTTAGAAAGACAACAAGCAGCAAAAGTAACCGCTCATCATGAGCCAAGAGCTAGTAGCGAAGTACCAGCTGAAGCTCCAGCAGCAGCTCCTGTGCAAGCAAATACAGACACACCACAAGCATAA